The Ktedonobacterales bacterium genomic interval AGGGTAGCTCATCGGCACGAAAAGGGCATGACGGTGAGCGCCGATCACGGCAGGATGCGCTGCGGCCCAAGCCGCGCTTGCGCAAGATAGCGCGCCCCGCGCAGGTATCAACTCCAAACTCATAACATGAGGAGGCTGCGGTGGCCGTTCAATTCTGTGGAACCTGCGGGCATCCGCTGATTCCAGATCAACTTTTCTGCCAGCACTGCGGGTCGCGGATTGATGAGAACGCCACCCGCTCAGGGCCGCCCGTTACCCCTGGCATACCGGTTTCATCCGTTGGCACGCTCTATTGCGGACAATGCGGCGCTTTAGTGGGAAGCCAGGAGCGTGCCTGCCGCCGCTGCGGCGCCCCCATCGAGCCTTCGCCTGGATTGGTATCGGACCCATCGCTCGGTGACGTTCCTACAGCGATGGGAACGCCTCCCCCGCCAGCCAACCAGCCTTCACCCGCGCCCTGGGGCCAGGCCAGTCCTCCTCCTGGATATACGCCCCAACCGCCTCCTGCATGGGGAGCAAGCTATAGCCCCGCCCCGGCCAACGAGTCGCCCACTTTCACCGTCAACGCCCCTCGCGCGGGCGTACAGACACCACCACCCTACAGGCCCGGTGGGCCGGGCAGGCCTCCTCCTCGTCGGGGGCCGCGCTGGCCGCTCGTCCTGGCAGCCGTACTGGTGGGGCTGGCGTTGATCGTTGGCGGCGGCCTCTTCCTCGTTCTGCGTGGGGCAGGGGGCAATCCTCAAACAAACGGCACACCCTCTACCTCGACCCCAGGCGTGACACAGACACCGACAGGCAGCGTCGTCACGCCCAGCCCCACGCCGGTTGTTCTCACCCCGAAAACAGCCAGCGATCTCATTCAGCAGTTCTATGCTTATATTAACGCGAAGAACTACGACGCCGCCTATGACTTGTTTTCGCCGGAGTACCCGCAAAAGCAGAGCCGCAAGAGCTTCGCCGATGGTTTCCAGAACACTATACACGACACCATCACCATTGACAGCGCCGAACCGCAGAGTGATGGGACGGTCCAGGTGAATGTGCACCTCAAGGCCGAAGAAATGGGCGGAACGAGATTCTTTGCGGGCTACTACATCGTCACCAAAGAAAACGAGCAACTGCTCATCCTGCGCGCCAAAATAAACGAGTTGCAGACAAGCGCGGAAATAGCGTCCCTGGCCCTCTCTAC includes:
- a CDS encoding zinc ribbon domain-containing protein — its product is MAVQFCGTCGHPLIPDQLFCQHCGSRIDENATRSGPPVTPGIPVSSVGTLYCGQCGALVGSQERACRRCGAPIEPSPGLVSDPSLGDVPTAMGTPPPPANQPSPAPWGQASPPPGYTPQPPPAWGASYSPAPANESPTFTVNAPRAGVQTPPPYRPGGPGRPPPRRGPRWPLVLAAVLVGLALIVGGGLFLVLRGAGGNPQTNGTPSTSTPGVTQTPTGSVVTPSPTPVVLTPKTASDLIQQFYAYINAKNYDAAYDLFSPEYPQKQSRKSFADGFQNTIHDTITIDSAEPQSDGTVQVNVHLKAEEMGGTRFFAGYYIVTKENEQLLILRAKINELQTSAEIASLALSTLALF